TGCTCGCATCGCTGTCACCCCCTTCAAGGTCGTTCTCTCGCTTCCATGAACTTCGTCTTGAGAGGCCTGATATCCTAGGCCCCCCGCCTACGTACTGGCGCAACGCCCTACGAGGCCGCACATGTGAACAGGCCTGGGCAACGATAACCCAGGCCTGCATCTGTCTCGTGGACAAGCCTCGTCGGACAGAACTGATTGTCGAAGGCGCTAGCTGATCGCTCGCACTCCAGTTGCCTGAGGGCCCTTCTGGCCCACAGTCTGGGTGTACTCGACCTTCTGCCCTTCGGAGAGCGACTTGTAACCCTCGCCCTCAATGCCGCTGAAGTGCACGAAAAGATCCTTCGTGCCGTCGTCCGGGGTGATGAAGCCATACCCCTTCTCAGAGCTGAACCACTTCACTGTTCCTGTTGCCATGCTGTTCCCACCTTGTCCTGCAAGCTACCACAGATCTTACTTGTTCTGCGATGCCCAAGTATTCTCTCACGGATTGCCCGCCAGCACAACAGGGAATTACGGGTACCAGGCTTTCTGCCAGGCGCGGAGCCGAGCAACCTCCCGGACCTCCACGGCCACGATCGCCTGCGCCATGCTCCTGAGCTCCTGCCGATCCGCCTTCGTCGCGGCCAGTCTGGCCAGAGCGGTGCTCCGCTCGAGGTGCGCGGCAATCATCGGCAGGTAGGCCCGCTCGAGCGCGGCGCCCCGCAGGCCCCGCATCTTCTTCACCGGTTCCGTTACGACATGGACGTTGCGCCGGTGTGGTGAGACGCCGGCCTCCTGCAGCCAGGCCAGCATCTGCCGGACCTGCCCGTTCTTGCGGTCAATCATCACCTGGTTCCACCGTAGCAGTTCAGAATGGTCGGCGTGCAGGGTAGCGGCCATCGCGATCTCCACGGCTTCTTCGTGGATGGGGATTAGTTCCCGCATGAAGGTCTTGTCGAACGCCGGCCCGCTGAGGCGCGACAGCGCGCTGAGGGTTGGATTCGGTGTGGGCGAGGCCGCCGGCTTGGGTGGGGCCGCCGGTTTGGGCAGGGTTACTGGGGCGGCCGCGGCATGGAGCACGCCGGCCAGCGCCAGGGACACAAGAGCAATGAGCGCAAACAGCAGGCAACAACGCATCGAGCACCTCATGGGGGGTCCGGTTCCTTCAACAATTCTTTGCGCTCTTATCCTACCATTCTTCTCATAGCCCGCGCCTCCCGGGCCGCACGCCTTGCCAGCCGCAGAGGTTCGGGCGTGCGCTCGCTTCCGGTCACTGAGACAACGACGGCCAAGGCGATGTCAGGATCGGTGCGCCAGGCGGCGTGGACCGCCAGGGGGCGGGCGCCGCGTATTGTGCGCATCCAGAACCCGACGACCTCATCGCCGATCCGCAGCGGGCTGGCTGCGCCGCGCTCATCCGGCGGCCAGTCCCCCTTGGCAACCAGCGGTCTCACCGTGACGCCCACGGTCGGCAGAGAGAGCACGGCACCCAGGTGAAGCGCCAGGCCGGCGCGTCGCGGATGATCGCGGCCCGTGGCGTTGACGATGAGCACATCCGGGACATCGGGAAGGGCGCGCACCGCCGCCTCCAGCAACGGGCCCTCGCGCAGGGCGAGCAGGCCGGGTTCATAGGCCGCGCGCGCCCATCCGCCCACCACCGACAGCGCGACCAGCCTGCCGTCAGCCACCAATGCCGCGCCGGCCCAGCCGGGATCACCTGCGGCCCCTGCCCCCGACGATCCCCGGGGGAAACAGACGAAGCAACCGGCTGCCGAAAGCGATCTTCCGCCCGCGAACTGCCACGGCTCGGGCGCCGCAGCCGCCAGGATCTCCTGGGCCTCGATCAGCGCTTCGCGTGTGTCCGGCCAAGGCAGCAGTGAAGGGACCACAGGAAAGGCGGTTCTCGCCCCCGCGCCTGATCCCCTCGCAGCCGAAGGCAGCTTCCCATCGGCTTGACCCACAAGGTGGCGCGACATTTCGAGAGGTTTACCGGCGTATCTGGACGAACGCCCCTGGCGACGATGGCTCACTCCGTGAACAGGCGGACCTTCCTGAAGCTCGCGGCTCTTGGCGCAGGCGCCGCTTTTTTGCCCGTTACCATGGGGGGGGAGAAGGCGAGCCTGGCTCAGGCATCTCCCGAGAGCCTGGACGGGCTGCTTGAGCCGATCCGCGCGGCCCACGGCATGCCCGCGTTGGCCGGCGCCTTCGTGCGGGGGAGCGACCTTGCAGCCATCGGTGCGACCGGTGTGCGTCGCGCCGGGACCGCCGATCGCGTGCAGGTGCACGACCGGTTTCAC
This DNA window, taken from bacterium, encodes the following:
- a CDS encoding cold-shock protein; its protein translation is MATGTVKWFSSEKGYGFITPDDGTKDLFVHFSGIEGEGYKSLSEGQKVEYTQTVGQKGPQATGVRAIS
- a CDS encoding DUF305 domain-containing protein, with amino-acid sequence MRCCLLFALIALVSLALAGVLHAAAAPVTLPKPAAPPKPAASPTPNPTLSALSRLSGPAFDKTFMRELIPIHEEAVEIAMAATLHADHSELLRWNQVMIDRKNGQVRQMLAWLQEAGVSPHRRNVHVVTEPVKKMRGLRGAALERAYLPMIAAHLERSTALARLAATKADRQELRSMAQAIVAVEVREVARLRAWQKAWYP
- a CDS encoding endonuclease V translates to MVPSLLPWPDTREALIEAQEILAAAAPEPWQFAGGRSLSAAGCFVCFPRGSSGAGAAGDPGWAGAALVADGRLVALSVVGGWARAAYEPGLLALREGPLLEAAVRALPDVPDVLIVNATGRDHPRRAGLALHLGAVLSLPTVGVTVRPLVAKGDWPPDERGAASPLRIGDEVVGFWMRTIRGARPLAVHAAWRTDPDIALAVVVSVTGSERTPEPLRLARRAAREARAMRRMVG